In one window of Gemmatimonadota bacterium DNA:
- a CDS encoding aldo/keto reductase produces the protein MEYRVLGKTGIEVSSVGLGCWPMAGMTGGANWSGIDDEESIATIQHAESLGINLLDTANGYGAGHSERIIGRALRDRRDRYVVATKVAPRSDDPEEPLQRYIAKNCEGSLERLRTDYIDIYQLHGEPDEAAMPAIVEALTRLVESGRIRCFGISTYETDVMRALMALGDLSMAQIGYSIVNPVGQPGLKFAEAYNLGTLIRVPLAQGALTGKYFDSLSGLDPQDRRYERFDNPRIRSALQKLSELSFLAKGGKRTMVQAALRFVLDTPGVTSVIPGAKNRAQLEENAGADGVPPLTADERKQALAIGGKANWPLPPYTSWT, from the coding sequence GTGGAGTACCGCGTACTGGGAAAAACCGGGATCGAGGTCTCGTCCGTCGGCCTGGGCTGCTGGCCCATGGCAGGGATGACCGGCGGGGCGAACTGGTCGGGTATCGACGACGAGGAGTCCATCGCCACTATACAACACGCGGAATCCCTCGGCATCAACCTGCTCGACACGGCCAACGGGTACGGCGCCGGCCACAGCGAACGGATCATCGGCCGGGCGCTCCGGGACAGGCGGGACCGCTACGTGGTCGCCACCAAGGTCGCGCCTCGGTCCGACGACCCGGAGGAGCCGTTACAGCGGTACATCGCGAAGAACTGCGAAGGAAGCCTGGAAAGACTGCGGACCGACTATATCGACATCTACCAGTTGCACGGCGAACCGGACGAGGCCGCCATGCCGGCAATCGTGGAGGCGTTGACACGGCTGGTTGAATCGGGCAGGATACGGTGTTTCGGCATCTCGACCTACGAAACCGATGTCATGAGGGCCCTGATGGCGCTGGGCGATCTTTCGATGGCCCAGATCGGCTACAGTATCGTAAATCCGGTGGGACAGCCGGGGCTGAAGTTCGCGGAAGCATATAACCTGGGGACGCTCATCCGCGTGCCGCTCGCCCAGGGTGCGCTGACCGGTAAGTATTTCGACTCATTATCCGGGCTCGATCCACAGGACCGCCGGTACGAGCGTTTCGACAATCCCCGGATACGGTCCGCGCTGCAGAAGCTCTCGGAGCTCTCCTTCCTGGCGAAAGGCGGAAAGCGCACCATGGTGCAGGCGGCGCTCAGGTTCGTGCTGGACACGCCAGGCGTGACCTCGGTGATACCCGGCGCCAAAAACCGGGCGCAGCTGGAAGAGAACGCGGGAGCGGACGGCGTCCCCCCGTTGACTGCCGACGAACGGAAACAGGCGCTGGCCATTGGCGGGAAAGCGAACTGGCCGCTGCCGCCCTACACGAGCTGGACGTGA
- a CDS encoding 2,5-diamino-6-(ribosylamino)-4(3H)-pyrimidinone 5'-phosphate reductase: MKSDRRPYILLNYALSLDGKLTTEQRDPVRFTSRIDRGLMDEIRADADAVLIGAGTLRAEDPPVRIKSARRREERRRKGKSPHPVSVILSRSMRLPGAGRYWVDGQVERIIATTEQAKDEQVRPFQDLAEVIRVGRTTVDLHELCRMLVNRGIDRLLVEGGGEVNMAFWEAGLVDEVYLTLCPVVIGGSTAPTAADGKGFASDRFRRLRLIESRRVGQELFLRYRAVRSKP; encoded by the coding sequence ATGAAGTCCGACAGACGGCCGTACATCCTGCTGAATTACGCCTTGAGCCTGGATGGCAAGCTAACCACGGAGCAACGCGATCCGGTTCGCTTCACGAGCAGAATCGACCGCGGGTTGATGGACGAGATCAGGGCGGACGCCGATGCCGTGCTCATCGGCGCCGGTACGCTCCGCGCGGAAGATCCGCCGGTCAGGATCAAGTCCGCCCGGCGGCGGGAGGAACGCAGGCGCAAGGGCAAATCGCCCCATCCGGTCTCGGTGATCCTGTCCCGGTCCATGCGACTGCCAGGCGCAGGAAGATACTGGGTAGACGGCCAGGTCGAACGGATCATCGCGACGACAGAGCAGGCGAAGGACGAACAGGTCCGTCCGTTTCAGGATCTGGCCGAAGTGATCCGGGTGGGCCGGACCACCGTGGATCTCCACGAGTTATGCCGGATGCTGGTCAACCGCGGCATAGACCGGTTGCTCGTCGAAGGCGGAGGCGAGGTCAACATGGCCTTTTGGGAGGCCGGGCTGGTGGACGAGGTGTACCTGACCCTGTGTCCCGTCGTGATCGGCGGCAGCACCGCTCCGACGGCGGCGGACGGCAAGGGCTTTGCCAGCGATCGATTCCGCAGGCTCAGGCTGATCGAGTCCAGGCGGGTCGGCCAGGAGTTGTTCCTGAGATACCGGGCGGTGCGGTCGAAACCGTAG
- a CDS encoding class I SAM-dependent methyltransferase, whose amino-acid sequence MADQHTGQVQTHGSRTAELVAVSRARHLLRHKPPYIFHDPFAFRFLSKRWKRILGSRLRDAFVSKIVLRRLMPITTQPLTRARFTEDCLLAAIEDGVGQYVILGSGYDTFALRHPRLEVTIYEIDLASTIALKRERAEAAGLALPDSLRLIPIDFEKDDLADRLIAHGFAPEKRSFFNWLGVTYYLSRDAIQDTMNKVAGITCPGSEIVFDYLAETNSIPEEERSLAVRLKNYVGRLGEPMITSFDPTAVETDFNAGGKWDVARNDSPADQQKRYVEGRGDVYALPPLFWCLHLRRRG is encoded by the coding sequence ATGGCTGATCAGCACACCGGCCAGGTCCAGACTCACGGAAGCCGGACCGCCGAACTCGTGGCGGTAAGCCGCGCCCGGCACCTCCTCCGGCACAAACCGCCCTACATCTTCCACGATCCCTTCGCGTTCCGGTTTCTGAGCAAACGGTGGAAACGGATCCTCGGATCCAGGTTGCGCGACGCCTTCGTTTCCAAAATCGTACTGCGAAGGCTCATGCCGATCACCACCCAGCCGTTGACCCGGGCCCGTTTCACCGAAGACTGCCTGCTGGCGGCGATCGAAGACGGCGTGGGGCAGTACGTCATACTCGGTTCCGGCTACGATACGTTCGCCTTGCGTCATCCCCGGCTCGAAGTGACCATCTACGAAATCGATCTCGCTTCCACGATCGCCCTGAAACGGGAACGGGCCGAGGCCGCCGGACTGGCGTTGCCGGACAGTCTGAGGCTGATCCCCATCGATTTCGAAAAAGACGACCTCGCGGACCGGCTGATTGCCCATGGATTCGCCCCGGAGAAACGTTCCTTCTTCAACTGGCTGGGCGTGACGTACTACCTGTCCCGGGATGCGATACAGGACACGATGAATAAAGTGGCCGGGATAACCTGCCCCGGTTCGGAGATCGTCTTCGACTACCTCGCCGAGACGAACAGCATTCCGGAGGAAGAACGTTCCCTGGCCGTGCGCTTGAAGAATTACGTAGGCAGGCTGGGCGAACCCATGATCACGTCTTTCGATCCGACCGCGGTGGAAACCGACTTCAACGCCGGCGGCAAATGGGACGTCGCCCGCAACGATTCGCCGGCCGACCAGCAGAAGCGGTACGTGGAGGGGCGCGGCGACGTGTACGCCCTTCCGCCCCTGTTCTGGTGCCTGCATCTGAGAAGGCGAGGTTGA
- a CDS encoding STAS domain-containing protein, translating to MKVREIKHGDVTVLELSGRMAEGRDTDALSERINRLADHGSRKIIFDLSKVYWIDSSGLGLLIRAYTRMQKVGGDLKLARVTRSVSSLLQMTKLTTVFAVHDTLEGAIEAFGT from the coding sequence GTGAAAGTCAGAGAAATCAAACACGGGGACGTTACGGTGCTGGAACTGAGCGGCCGCATGGCCGAGGGAAGGGACACCGACGCCCTGAGCGAACGCATCAACCGGCTGGCCGACCATGGTTCCAGGAAGATCATCTTCGATCTGAGCAAAGTGTACTGGATCGACAGTTCGGGGCTGGGACTGCTCATTCGCGCCTATACCCGCATGCAGAAGGTGGGAGGCGACCTGAAGCTCGCGCGCGTGACGCGCAGCGTCAGCAGCCTCCTGCAGATGACCAAGTTGACGACCGTTTTCGCCGTCCACGATACGCTGGAAGGCGCCATCGAGGCCTTCGGAACCTGA
- a CDS encoding penicillin acylase family protein, which yields MSYTHYMQFIVALVVIPLLAMGCGEEADTVDSDEQLMSLARTSISQIEGELTLEGLREPVEVIRDRHGIPHIYAQNTDDLFFAQGYVMAQDRLWQMELWRRWREGRLAEIFGPEAFDYDARTRLMMYRGPFDEREWTSYHAEGERIFTAYANGVNAYIDTHADNLPVEFRLTGIQPGRWTKETVVRRWTGLFFPSAGNDAGDEIRLARSVAELGVEEANHRAAPLPWDDLVVPEGLDVNLVHEDIVAAMRKGEGDPLVPGRLPQLELVEPYSGLVPPDRQAEAPTEEQLLEIGSNNWAVSGALSITGQVMVVNDPHRRLENPSLRYYSHLNAPGWNVIGASEPPFVGVTAGHNDRVAWGYTFAGVDVNDVYVEELHPEQPDMVRWQGGWEPLRVITEEIPVKGEEPRGVVLKYSRHGPVFYEDPDNGVVYAVRSITHEPGTAPYLGCFRMAQAESAEDFFERAMFWKVPTHNLVFGDVEGNIAFQVSALTPDREGWNGRLPVPGDGRYEWRGFREDLPREYNPQRGWVGTANNDSHPPDYTGRPVMFHSSRGVEYSRIERMKQLLQPNRKYTIDDHKRIQLDAYSLRAEADIPSFQGWTSDDAEVERARALVADWNGVLDRDRAGAAVWYRWRGEAEAAAYDPETPADERRPLVEAGLRKTVDRLKSELGEDWGEWRYGRLQKSPFTHLLSDAFSLPAVERSGGFGTIAATSVSFRHILDTEDWDRSVFIITPGQSGQPGSPYYGSLLETWGNDDYLQLAFSREAVEALAGHRLTLSPR from the coding sequence ATGTCGTATACTCATTACATGCAGTTCATTGTCGCGCTCGTTGTGATTCCCCTGTTGGCCATGGGCTGCGGCGAGGAGGCGGACACCGTGGATTCAGACGAACAGCTCATGTCCCTGGCCCGCACGTCCATCTCCCAGATCGAAGGGGAACTGACCCTGGAAGGACTGCGGGAGCCCGTCGAGGTGATCCGGGACCGCCACGGCATACCTCACATCTACGCGCAGAATACGGATGACCTCTTCTTTGCCCAGGGTTACGTGATGGCCCAGGACCGCCTGTGGCAGATGGAGCTCTGGCGCCGGTGGCGGGAAGGCCGTCTCGCGGAGATCTTCGGTCCCGAGGCCTTCGACTACGACGCCCGGACGCGGCTCATGATGTACCGCGGTCCCTTCGACGAACGGGAGTGGACCAGCTACCACGCCGAGGGCGAACGCATCTTCACGGCCTATGCGAACGGCGTAAACGCCTATATCGACACGCACGCCGACAATCTGCCGGTGGAGTTCAGGCTGACGGGCATCCAGCCCGGCCGGTGGACGAAGGAGACGGTGGTGCGGCGCTGGACCGGGCTCTTCTTCCCGAGCGCGGGCAACGACGCCGGGGACGAGATCCGGCTGGCCCGGTCCGTGGCGGAACTGGGCGTCGAGGAGGCCAATCACCGCGCGGCGCCCCTGCCCTGGGATGATCTCGTGGTACCGGAGGGCCTGGACGTGAACCTCGTCCACGAGGACATCGTAGCCGCAATGCGGAAAGGGGAGGGCGATCCCCTGGTACCCGGCCGCCTGCCACAACTCGAGCTCGTGGAACCGTATTCCGGACTGGTACCCCCGGACCGCCAGGCAGAGGCGCCCACCGAAGAGCAGCTGCTCGAGATCGGAAGCAACAACTGGGCCGTGAGCGGCGCTCTGTCCATCACGGGCCAGGTCATGGTGGTCAACGACCCCCACCGCCGCCTCGAGAACCCCTCGCTGCGCTACTATTCCCATCTGAACGCCCCGGGCTGGAACGTAATCGGGGCCAGCGAGCCGCCCTTCGTGGGCGTGACCGCCGGACACAACGACCGGGTCGCGTGGGGATACACCTTCGCGGGGGTCGACGTGAACGACGTGTACGTAGAGGAGCTCCACCCTGAGCAGCCCGACATGGTCCGGTGGCAGGGCGGATGGGAACCCCTGCGCGTCATCACGGAGGAGATCCCGGTGAAGGGCGAAGAGCCGCGGGGAGTCGTGCTGAAGTACAGCCGCCACGGTCCCGTGTTCTACGAAGATCCGGATAACGGGGTGGTCTATGCCGTGCGTTCCATCACCCACGAGCCCGGCACCGCGCCGTACCTGGGATGCTTCCGCATGGCCCAGGCCGAGAGCGCGGAAGACTTTTTCGAACGGGCCATGTTCTGGAAGGTGCCGACGCACAACCTGGTATTCGGTGACGTGGAGGGCAACATTGCCTTCCAGGTATCGGCCCTCACGCCGGACCGTGAAGGCTGGAACGGCCGGTTGCCGGTCCCCGGCGACGGGCGGTACGAGTGGCGAGGGTTCCGGGAAGACCTGCCCCGGGAGTACAATCCCCAGCGCGGCTGGGTCGGGACGGCCAATAACGATTCCCATCCGCCGGACTACACGGGACGCCCGGTCATGTTCCACTCCTCGAGAGGCGTCGAATACTCCCGGATCGAGCGCATGAAGCAGCTGTTGCAACCGAACCGCAAGTACACCATTGACGACCACAAGCGCATCCAGCTGGACGCCTATTCGCTGAGGGCCGAGGCGGATATACCCTCGTTTCAGGGCTGGACGTCGGACGATGCGGAAGTCGAACGGGCCCGTGCGCTCGTAGCCGACTGGAACGGTGTCCTGGACCGCGACAGAGCCGGCGCGGCAGTCTGGTACCGGTGGCGGGGCGAAGCCGAAGCCGCCGCCTACGACCCGGAGACGCCGGCCGACGAACGCCGGCCGCTCGTGGAAGCCGGCCTGCGCAAGACCGTGGACCGGCTGAAGTCGGAGCTGGGCGAGGACTGGGGTGAGTGGCGGTACGGACGCCTGCAGAAGAGCCCCTTCACCCATCTCCTGTCCGATGCCTTCTCCCTGCCCGCCGTGGAGCGGTCGGGCGGGTTCGGCACCATCGCCGCCACCTCGGTGAGCTTCCGGCACATCCTGGACACGGAAGACTGGGACCGGTCGGTCTTCATCATCACGCCGGGCCAGTCGGGCCAGCCCGGGAGCCCCTACTACGGCAGCCTGCTGGAGACCTGGGGGAACGACGACTATCTCCAGCTGGCATTCAGCCGGGAGGCGGTGGAAGCACTCGCGGGGCACCGGCTCACGCTGTCTCCTCGCTGA